GCGACCAGCACACCTGCCCCCGCGCGGGGAACAGTGGTAGCCTGCCGACGATGACCGTGAACCCAGCTCTGCTCGACTGGTTGCTTGACTCCGACCCGGCACTGCGCTGGCAGGTCGAGCGCGACCTCTCGGGCGCCCCGCGTGAGGTGTGGAGTGCGAGCCGGGGCCGCATCGCGACGGAAGGGTTCGGGGCGCGGCTGCTCGCCCTGCAGGACCCGGACGGCCAGTGGGCAGGGGGAGCATACTTCCCCCGCGACTTCGACTTCCAGGGCCCCGAGACGGCCGAGGGTGCGGGGCAGCCGTGGACCGCGACGACGTGGACGCTCAACACGCTCCGCGACTGGGGCCTCGATGCCGCCGCCCTGGCCGGCACGGCGGAACTGCTCGCCGCGAACTCCCGCTGGGAGTATGACGACCTGCCGTATTGGGGCGGCGAAGTGGACGCCTGCATCAACGCCTACACGCTGGCCAACGGGGTTTGGCTCGGGGCGGATGTCTCCGGAATTGCCCAATGGTTCCTGGACCACCGAATGGCCGACGGCGGCTGGAACTGCGAGTGGGTGGACGGTTCCACCCGTTCGTCCTTCCATTCCACGCTCAACTCGCTAAAGGGGCTCCTGTACTACGAGGCCGCGACCGGCGGCAGCGACGCCCTGCGCGCTGCCCGCCGGGCCGGCGAGGAGTACCTGCTGCAGCGCCGGCTGCTCCACACACTGTCCACGGGCGAGCTCGTCGGGCCATGGGTGACCCGGTTGGCCTACCCGTTCCGCTGGATCTACAACGCGCTCAGCGGGGCCGACTATTTCCGGACGGCCGCGCTGCACGACGGCGCCGACCCCGATCCGCGGCTCACGGAGGCGGTCGGGGCGATCCGCGCCGCCCGCCGCCCCGACGGCACCTGGCTGCAGGAGCGCCGCCATCCCGGACGGGTGTGGTTCGACGTGGACGTGGCACCCGGCGAGCCGTCAAAGTGGCTCACGTTCTACGGCACGCGTGTCCTCGCCTGGTGGGACGGCGCGCCAAACGCAAAAAGGGGAGCCGGTTGAACCAGAGGGGTCACCGTGACCGGCGTGAGCATCTCCCGCTCGAAGCCCGCCACGCGCCGCGGGCCGTGCAGGATCAGCTCGTGCGTATGCACATCAGCCGTGCTGGACGTGGCCAGATGGAGCTTCACCAGACCCGGCGCCACGATGCGCTCCAGGTCCAGGCCGGTGAAGGACGTGCGGTCCGCGTGGACCGTGAACTCCACCGTGGCCGAGGCTCCGGCGGCCAGTTCCACGCGCGCGTAGCCGATCAGCTCGCGCACCGGCCGGACCACTTCGCCCACCGGGTCCGCCAGGTACAGCTGCACCACTTCGGCACCATCAACAGACCCCGTATTGGTGACGGTGCAGCTCACGGTGACCGCGTCCGACGTCGATATGGTGGGCGCGCTGGCCAGATGGCCTGAGAACTCGAACGAGGTATAGGACAGGCCGTGGCCAAAGCCGTAGAGCGGTGACGGGTCCAGGGCGCTGACGCCAGTGGGGCCGGCCAGCCGGCTCTGCAGGTACGTGCCCGGCTGCCCGCCCGGGGTGCGGGGAACGGACACCGGCAGTTTGCCGGAGGGATTGACGACGCCGGTGAGCACGTCCCAGAGCGCGTCGGCGCCTTCCTCTCCGGGGAAGAACCCCTGGACGATCGCGTCGGCACGCTCGGCGAAGTCGCCCAGTGCGTAGGGCCGGCCGCTCAGGACCACAACCACAACCCGGGTTCCGGCGGCCGCAGCAGCCGTGAGGACCCGGTCCAGCATGGCGTGCTGGTCACCGGGAAGGCGGAGGTCGGCGGCGTCGTTGCCCTCGCCCGAGGTGCCGCGGCCGAACAGCCCGGCGTTGTCACCCACCACAACCACCACAGTGTCCACGGATGCAGCGACCGCGCAGGCCTGGGAGATCTGCTCGGGGGTGGCTGCCTCGCAGGTGCCTGTGGCCGAGCTGCGCACTGCGCCGAAGCGGCGGGCGGCGGCCTGGGCCACGGTGGGCACGGAAATGCCCATGGGCACGTCGGGGTGGGAGGCACCCACGTGCGCGTCGAACGAGTAGCAGCCCAGCATCGCGAACGGATCCTCGGCCAGCGGCCCCACCACCCCAAGCGAACCCAACGCGGCAGCGGGCAGCGGCAGCGCAGGGCCGCCGTCGAACGTCCCGTTGCTCAGCAGCACCAGCGACTGCTGTGCGATCAGGCGCGCGAGGCCGCGGTTCAAGGGAGGGTCCAGGTCGATCGGACCGGCGGCCAGTGCCGGCGGCACGGGATCGAACTCGGGGGAGAGCAGGCCGGCTTCCAGCTTCTGGGTGAGGACCCGGCGCAGCGCCGTGTCGATCACCGATTCGTCCAGCGCACCTTCGCGGACCCGCTGAAGCAGCGGCTCGCCGTAGCAGTTCACGGTGGGGAGTTCGACGTCGACCCCCGCCTCGAGTGCCAGCACCGCAGCGTCGCCGGAATCGGCGGCCACGCCGTGGGTGACGTTCAGGAAGGCGACTCCGAAGTAGTCGGCCACCACCGTTCCGGCGAAGCCCCATTCCTCGCGGAGCAGTGCGGTGAGCAGGGCGCGGTTGGCGGCTGCCGGCACGCCGTCGGTATCGGTGTAGGCGTGCATCACGGACCGGGCGCGGCCGTGCTTGATGGCCATCTCGAACGGCGGCAGCATCACGTCGGCCAGTTCGCGCGGGCCCATGGAGACCGGGGCGTGGTTGCGGCCGGCGCGGGAGGCGGAGTAGCCCACAAAGTGCTTGAGCGTGGCCACAATCCCCTCGGACTCCAGGCCCTGCACATACGCGGTGGCCACGGTGCCCACCAGATAGGGGTCCTCGCCGATGGTTTCCTCCACGCGGCCCCAGCGCAGGTCGCGGACCACGTCCAGCACCGGGGCAAGGCCCTGGTGCACGCCGAGGGCGCGCATGCTGGCGCCGATCCGGCCGGCCATTTCGCGGACCAGGGCCGGGTTGAAAGTGGCGCCCCAGGCCAGCGGCACGGGGAAGGCTGTGGCTTTCCAGGCGGCCAGCCCGGCCAGGCATTCCTCGTGCACCTGGGCGGGAATGCCGAAGCGGGACGCGGCCATGATCTGTTCCTGAGCGGCGGCCAGGCGCCGCGCGCCCTCCAAAGGTTCCAGCGGGGTGGTGCCGTACATGCGGGTGATCTGGCCCAGCCCGTGGGAGATCACGTCATCCCATGAGCGGGCATCGCCGGCCATCTGGCTCTGCAGCGGCGCCACCGAGTCGCCGTCCGTGGAGGCGTTCACCCAGACGCCCACCAGTTGGGCGGCCTTCTCCTCGAGGGTCATCTCACGGATGAGGCGTTCGACGGCGTCCGGCCCGGCGGCGAAGGGGAGTACTTGCTTTTCGGCGGCACCGCTGCTCACGGGTTCTCCTACGGTTGGAAGTGTTTCTTAGAAACTATCAGAAATTTATATTTACTTTCTAGGGTGGGAAAGCATTGACTTACCGGTATTGCAGTTCCTACGGTTGAAGAACCGGGGCTGCGTGGCCCCGAAACTGTCTCGGAAAGTTCTGAGGCACTTTAGAAAGTTTCGGAGAATCCGGAGCAAGCCCGATGATTGACTGCAAAGGCGGAGAATTTCAGATGCGGACGTACAAAGTGGCCATCGTGGGAACGGGCGGCATCGCGGCGGTGCATGCGGACAACCTGGCCCGGACCGGCGGCCGTGCGGAAATGGTTGCAGCCTGCGATGTGGACGAGTCCCGGCTGCAGGCCTTCTGCGATGAGCACGCCATCGCCGGCCGCTACCAGAACCTCACTGAGCTGCTGGCCGAAGCCAAGCCGGACATCGTGCACCTGTGCACCCCGCCCATGATGCA
This genomic window from Arthrobacter sp. 24S4-2 contains:
- a CDS encoding squalene cyclase; this translates as MTVNPALLDWLLDSDPALRWQVERDLSGAPREVWSASRGRIATEGFGARLLALQDPDGQWAGGAYFPRDFDFQGPETAEGAGQPWTATTWTLNTLRDWGLDAAALAGTAELLAANSRWEYDDLPYWGGEVDACINAYTLANGVWLGADVSGIAQWFLDHRMADGGWNCEWVDGSTRSSFHSTLNSLKGLLYYEAATGGSDALRAARRAGEEYLLQRRLLHTLSTGELVGPWVTRLAYPFRWIYNALSGADYFRTAALHDGADPDPRLTEAVGAIRAARRPDGTWLQERRHPGRVWFDVDVAPGEPSKWLTFYGTRVLAWWDGAPNAKRGAG
- a CDS encoding glycoside hydrolase family 3 N-terminal domain-containing protein; the protein is MSSGAAEKQVLPFAAGPDAVERLIREMTLEEKAAQLVGVWVNASTDGDSVAPLQSQMAGDARSWDDVISHGLGQITRMYGTTPLEPLEGARRLAAAQEQIMAASRFGIPAQVHEECLAGLAAWKATAFPVPLAWGATFNPALVREMAGRIGASMRALGVHQGLAPVLDVVRDLRWGRVEETIGEDPYLVGTVATAYVQGLESEGIVATLKHFVGYSASRAGRNHAPVSMGPRELADVMLPPFEMAIKHGRARSVMHAYTDTDGVPAAANRALLTALLREEWGFAGTVVADYFGVAFLNVTHGVAADSGDAAVLALEAGVDVELPTVNCYGEPLLQRVREGALDESVIDTALRRVLTQKLEAGLLSPEFDPVPPALAAGPIDLDPPLNRGLARLIAQQSLVLLSNGTFDGGPALPLPAAALGSLGVVGPLAEDPFAMLGCYSFDAHVGASHPDVPMGISVPTVAQAAARRFGAVRSSATGTCEAATPEQISQACAVAASVDTVVVVVGDNAGLFGRGTSGEGNDAADLRLPGDQHAMLDRVLTAAAAAGTRVVVVVLSGRPYALGDFAERADAIVQGFFPGEEGADALWDVLTGVVNPSGKLPVSVPRTPGGQPGTYLQSRLAGPTGVSALDPSPLYGFGHGLSYTSFEFSGHLASAPTISTSDAVTVSCTVTNTGSVDGAEVVQLYLADPVGEVVRPVRELIGYARVELAAGASATVEFTVHADRTSFTGLDLERIVAPGLVKLHLATSSTADVHTHELILHGPRRVAGFEREMLTPVTVTPLVQPAPLFAFGAPSHQARTRVP